In Acaryochloris marina S15, a single genomic region encodes these proteins:
- a CDS encoding aldo/keto reductase → MQYRRFGRTELQIPVFSCGGMRYQHSWKDEPGWKVPKANQDNLDATIRRSIELGINHIETARGYGTSELQLGRILPTFPRHQLIIQTKVAPKEKSQEFRKTFEQSLRNLKLDYVDLLGIHGINTPELLEFTLRPGGCLDIARQLQEQGKVKFVGFSTHGPTDLIVETIQTNQFDYVNLHWYYINQFNWAAIEAATQHDVGVFIISPSDKGGMLYKPSPKLVELCQPLSPIVFNDLFCLSHPQVHTLSLGAARPSDFDEHLKTLELLEQAETLLPPILERLQAAAISTLGEDWVNTWHQGLPTHEQTPGNINIPVILWLRNLALAYDMQDYAKMRYNLLGQASHWFPGQKATHLSNLDLKECLRASPHAEKIPELLSQTHLQLGGQSIQRLSQS, encoded by the coding sequence ATGCAGTATCGTCGATTTGGCAGAACAGAACTGCAAATACCCGTCTTTTCCTGCGGTGGAATGCGATATCAGCATTCTTGGAAAGATGAACCTGGCTGGAAAGTTCCTAAAGCCAATCAAGACAACCTCGACGCCACTATTCGTCGCTCAATTGAGCTAGGGATTAATCATATTGAAACGGCCAGAGGCTATGGCACTTCAGAACTTCAGCTTGGCCGAATTCTACCGACATTCCCTCGCCATCAATTAATTATTCAAACTAAGGTTGCCCCCAAAGAAAAGTCCCAAGAATTTCGTAAGACCTTTGAGCAATCGCTACGAAACCTAAAACTCGATTATGTCGACTTGCTAGGGATTCATGGCATTAATACCCCCGAATTACTGGAGTTCACCCTTCGCCCTGGCGGATGTCTTGATATCGCCCGCCAATTGCAAGAACAAGGCAAGGTCAAGTTTGTGGGCTTCTCTACCCACGGCCCCACCGATTTAATCGTAGAAACGATTCAGACCAATCAATTCGATTACGTCAATTTGCACTGGTATTACATCAACCAGTTCAATTGGGCAGCGATTGAAGCTGCGACCCAACACGATGTCGGGGTATTTATTATTAGTCCTTCGGATAAGGGGGGCATGTTGTATAAACCTTCGCCAAAGTTAGTTGAGCTATGCCAACCCCTCAGCCCCATAGTATTCAACGACTTATTCTGCTTAAGTCATCCCCAAGTCCATACCCTCAGTTTGGGTGCAGCTCGCCCCAGTGATTTTGATGAACATCTGAAAACATTGGAGCTACTCGAACAAGCAGAGACCTTGCTACCACCGATCTTGGAGCGGCTGCAAGCAGCAGCAATCTCAACCCTAGGCGAAGACTGGGTCAACACTTGGCATCAAGGCCTGCCAACCCATGAGCAAACGCCCGGCAATATCAATATTCCCGTCATTCTATGGTTGCGAAATCTAGCTCTAGCTTATGACATGCAAGACTATGCCAAGATGCGCTACAACCTCCTAGGGCAAGCCAGTCACTGGTTCCCCGGTCAAAAAGCAACCCATTTGTCCAACTTGGATCTGAAGGAATGCTTAAGAGCTAGCCCCCATGCTGAAAAAATACCTGAACTCCTATCACAGACACACTTACAACTAGGTGGGCAATCCATTCAGAGATTATCTCAAAGCTGA
- a CDS encoding GNAT family N-acetyltransferase has protein sequence MNALSLPLQIPGLILRPWDIQDAGAFQKYADNLDIWRNMRDEFPCPCTHQDAERWIDQALHRADGLYWAIATDQEAIGSISLLIHDDIRRYSGVLSYWVGQPFWRQGIATAVIAGISDYGLTELNLIRIYAKVFSTNLGSIRVLEKNEFKQEGYFRKGV, from the coding sequence ATGAACGCTTTGTCTCTGCCCCTGCAAATACCTGGACTCATATTACGACCGTGGGACATCCAAGATGCAGGAGCATTTCAAAAATATGCTGACAATCTAGATATCTGGCGGAATATGCGGGATGAGTTCCCTTGTCCCTGTACGCACCAGGATGCAGAACGGTGGATTGATCAAGCCCTTCACAGGGCTGATGGACTATATTGGGCAATTGCCACTGACCAAGAAGCCATCGGTTCCATAAGTCTGCTGATCCATGATGATATTCGTAGGTATTCCGGAGTATTAAGTTACTGGGTTGGTCAGCCTTTTTGGAGGCAAGGTATCGCCACAGCAGTGATTGCAGGGATTAGTGACTATGGCCTAACAGAACTCAACTTAATCAGAATCTATGCCAAGGTGTTTAGCACCAACCTGGGTTCTATCCGAGTGTTGGAAAAGAATGAGTTCAAACAAGAAGGATATTTTCGTAAAGGGGTGTAA
- a CDS encoding peptidylprolyl isomerase, protein MTKAIMETNKGTINLDLFDQDAPNTVKNFVDLANKGFYDGLAFHRVIPNFMIQGGCPKGTGTGGPGYTIKCEINNNKHQAGTLSMAHAGRDTGGSQFFICHAPQSHLDGVHTTFGLTQNMDVVNAIRQGDKILSVKISAE, encoded by the coding sequence ATGACCAAAGCCATAATGGAAACCAATAAAGGTACGATTAATCTTGATTTATTTGATCAGGACGCCCCTAATACCGTCAAGAATTTCGTTGATTTAGCGAATAAAGGGTTTTATGACGGTTTAGCTTTTCATCGTGTCATTCCTAATTTTATGATCCAAGGGGGATGTCCCAAAGGTACCGGTACAGGTGGACCTGGTTACACCATCAAGTGTGAAATTAATAACAACAAACACCAAGCTGGAACCCTATCCATGGCCCATGCTGGCCGGGATACAGGCGGCAGTCAATTCTTTATTTGTCATGCCCCTCAATCTCACCTAGATGGGGTACATACCACCTTTGGTCTGACCCAAAATATGGATGTGGTGAATGCGATTCGCCAGGGAGACAAGATTCTATCGGTTAAAATTTCTGCAGAATAA
- a CDS encoding AAA-like domain-containing protein: protein MKPHQWDDFLKHTAQEVNLTGKVKNIFLTRFAYEHWRKPDKEVWPLAQAASHESYKKQMTTVYSAFASQTDHGCAELDLLSKGPGKFNILRDWLQDIQYPKWLQMRAAVLPQDLPILNYRTPLSANSPFYIDRPPTEADCTQAIQQVGALVRIKAPAQMGKTSLLRQLLFQAQTLEYQQIYLNFREAETSIFASLDKFLQWFCANICRELGLPPQLDQYWAEDIYGSLMSCKTYFQTYLLPNVDVALVLALDNVDRLFEYPHIAQDFLPMLRSWNEEANTQAIWQKIRLVIAHSTEIYIELDAHQSPFNVGWPIKLWGFTPEQMQDLARLYHLDSKLEIQSPDIFQALKTLIGGHPYLVHLTFDALRRQQLQLNHLLQQAPTQSSIYSTHLRGLWNTLQGQPQLATAMYRVVTESPEVRLEPIQAYQLESMGLVSLTGDYAQPSCELYRQYFANMPLNNHEFDSL from the coding sequence ATGAAACCTCACCAATGGGATGATTTCTTGAAGCATACCGCTCAAGAAGTGAACTTAACGGGCAAAGTTAAAAATATTTTTCTGACTCGTTTTGCTTATGAGCATTGGCGCAAACCCGATAAAGAGGTTTGGCCCCTGGCCCAGGCAGCCAGCCATGAATCCTATAAAAAGCAAATGACTACGGTTTATTCTGCTTTTGCTAGTCAAACAGATCATGGCTGTGCTGAACTAGATTTATTGAGTAAAGGGCCAGGAAAATTCAATATTTTGCGAGACTGGTTGCAAGATATACAGTATCCCAAATGGCTGCAAATGCGAGCAGCGGTCTTGCCTCAAGATTTACCTATCTTGAATTACCGAACGCCTCTATCTGCGAACTCTCCCTTTTACATCGACAGACCCCCCACTGAAGCCGACTGTACTCAAGCCATTCAGCAAGTAGGTGCTCTGGTTCGGATTAAAGCCCCTGCCCAAATGGGTAAAACTTCATTGCTGCGCCAGCTTTTATTTCAGGCACAGACTTTAGAATATCAACAAATTTATCTGAACTTTCGCGAAGCTGAAACGTCTATTTTCGCTAGCTTGGATAAATTTTTGCAATGGTTTTGTGCCAATATTTGCCGCGAATTAGGGTTGCCTCCCCAACTTGATCAGTATTGGGCTGAAGACATATATGGCAGCTTAATGAGCTGCAAGACGTACTTTCAAACCTATCTGTTACCCAACGTTGATGTTGCCCTTGTCCTAGCTTTAGATAACGTCGATCGACTGTTTGAATATCCTCACATTGCTCAAGATTTTTTACCCATGCTGCGCTCTTGGAATGAAGAGGCGAATACTCAGGCCATTTGGCAGAAAATTCGATTAGTCATTGCTCATTCCACTGAAATTTACATTGAGCTAGATGCTCATCAATCCCCCTTTAATGTGGGGTGGCCGATTAAACTCTGGGGCTTTACACCTGAACAAATGCAGGATTTAGCCCGTCTATATCATCTGGATAGCAAGCTAGAAATTCAGTCTCCTGACATCTTTCAAGCCTTGAAAACCCTCATTGGTGGTCATCCTTACCTGGTCCATCTCACTTTTGATGCCCTACGCCGCCAGCAGCTCCAGCTGAATCATCTACTCCAACAAGCTCCCACCCAAAGCAGTATTTACAGTACCCATCTACGGGGGCTGTGGAATACCTTACAGGGCCAGCCTCAGTTGGCCACCGCCATGTATCGAGTGGTGACCGAATCTCCTGAGGTCCGGTTAGAACCGATTCAAGCTTATCAACTCGAAAGCATGGGGTTAGTCAGTCTCACAGGGGATTATGCCCAGCCCAGTTGTGAGCTATATCGTCAGTACTTTGCCAATATGCCGTTGAATAATCATGAATTCGACAGCCTATAA
- a CDS encoding AAA-like domain-containing protein has product MAEQTPFVVGGTVQAGEGIYLSRQADQELLVLCRDRIFTYVLTPRQMGKSSLMIKTAKQLEAEGIRSVIIDLQQLGTKVSADKWYLGILTTIEDELDLDTDVIAWWQRQSELGDTQRLTRFFQEVVLSELEEPVVFFVDEIDSTLRLNFTDDFFAAIRYLYLARATQPELGRLSFVLLGVATPSDLIQDPTRTPFNVGQRVDLADFSLDEAMPLMAGLGLAEQPSREVLGWVLEWTEGHPYLTQRLCQALVQSESQDWSEDAVAAVVDRTFFGQESQQDSNLQFVRDMLTKRSPDLAAGLTTYRQVWRQQHPVAVEEQSLVQSHLRLSGVVRQDEGHLQVRNPIYHRVFDQTWVKRHLPINWKKRLQRVALGLGITFLMAPAPSAFFIWIQYQAAEAARQDAVKQRDVADTERKKAVLERQAADRARQEADLRRVQANIARRVAETAQRQEAQQRQIAEQKRQEAVVARQEEARQKRLAETKRQEAEQQRIAAVRARQGEAVQRQRAEKSRREARIQTVVAKTNLSQARFFSHQPIEAILKGLEAARQVNQFQLVGQGKADVVAAMAQTLYHTKEYNRLQGHTDWVLGVSFSPDGQTIASTSSDSTVKLWGRDGQPKATLEGHNGRVLGVSFSPDGQTIASTSSDSTVKLWGRDGQLKATLEGHTDWVNGVSFSPDGQTIASASSDSTVKLWGRDGQLKATLKGHSGRVLGVSFSPDGQTIASASSDSTVKLWGRDGQLKATLKGHSGRVLGVSFSPDGQTIASASSDSTVKLWGRDGQLKATLEGHTDWVNSVSFSPDGQTIASASSDRTVKLWSRDGQLKATLEGHTDWVNGVSFSPDGQTIASASSDRMVKLWSLKNWLSPLVFPTSENAQVGYQGWIYQVRFSRNKTMASVSSDHTIKLWQPTTPFPLQTPGIPGHSSSVNGVSFSPDGQTIASASDDRTVKLWGRDGQLKATLEGHSGRVLGVSFSPDGQTIASASDDRTVKLWGRDGQLKATLEGHSGRVLGVSFSPDGQTIASASDDRTVKLWGRDGQLKATLEGHSGRVLGVSFSPDGQTITSVSDDRTVKLWGRDGQLKATLEGHTDWVNGVSFSPDGQTIASASSDSTVKLWGRDGQLKATLEGHSGRVWSVSFSPDGQTIASASDDRTVKLWGRDGQLKATLEGHSGRVLGVSFSPDGQTIASASDDSTVKLWGRDGQLKATLEGHTDWVNGVSFSPDGQTIASVSDDRTVKLWGRDGQLKATLEGHSGRVLGVSFSPDGQTIASVSDDRTVKLWGQDGQLKATLEGHSDRVLGVSFSPDGQTIASASDDRTVKLWGRDGQLKATLEGHSGRVWSVSFSPDGQTIASASDDRTVKLWGRDGQLKATLEGHSGRVWSVSFSPDGQTIASASDDRTVKLWGQDGQLKATLEGHSGRVWSVSFSPDGQTIASASDDRTVKLWGWDGQLKATLEGHSGRVGGVSFSPDGQTIASASDDRTVRVWNLNFDRLMDLGCDLLDDYLRTNSTVKDQDRKLCGIIKAAPPEVSAKK; this is encoded by the coding sequence GTGGCTGAGCAGACTCCCTTTGTTGTGGGTGGAACCGTTCAGGCAGGAGAAGGGATTTACCTCTCTCGCCAAGCGGATCAGGAACTTTTGGTTCTCTGTCGGGATCGGATTTTTACCTATGTGTTGACCCCTCGGCAAATGGGCAAGTCCAGCCTGATGATCAAGACTGCAAAGCAGTTAGAAGCAGAGGGGATTCGCTCGGTCATTATTGATTTGCAGCAGTTGGGGACTAAGGTCTCGGCAGATAAATGGTATCTGGGCATTTTGACCACTATTGAAGATGAACTGGATCTCGATACGGATGTTATTGCCTGGTGGCAGCGCCAGTCGGAGCTGGGGGATACCCAGCGGCTAACGCGCTTTTTCCAAGAGGTGGTGCTGTCGGAGCTGGAGGAGCCGGTCGTCTTTTTTGTAGATGAGATTGACTCGACGTTAAGGCTGAACTTTACGGATGATTTCTTTGCCGCTATTCGCTACCTCTATTTGGCGCGGGCCACCCAACCTGAACTGGGGCGGCTTTCCTTTGTATTGTTGGGGGTCGCCACGCCTAGCGATCTGATTCAAGATCCGACCCGAACTCCCTTTAATGTCGGCCAGCGAGTGGATTTAGCTGACTTCTCTTTAGATGAAGCAATGCCCCTAATGGCGGGATTGGGGTTGGCGGAACAGCCCAGTCGCGAGGTGCTGGGCTGGGTCTTGGAGTGGACGGAGGGACATCCCTATCTGACCCAGCGATTATGTCAAGCCTTGGTGCAGTCGGAGTCGCAGGACTGGTCTGAGGATGCGGTGGCGGCGGTGGTGGACCGCACTTTTTTTGGGCAAGAGAGCCAGCAGGATAGCAATTTGCAGTTTGTCCGGGATATGTTGACAAAGCGGTCGCCAGATTTGGCAGCGGGGTTGACGACCTATCGGCAGGTGTGGCGGCAGCAGCACCCGGTAGCGGTGGAGGAGCAGTCCCTGGTGCAGTCCCATCTACGGTTGTCGGGGGTGGTGCGCCAGGACGAGGGGCACCTACAGGTGCGGAATCCCATCTACCACCGAGTGTTTGATCAGACCTGGGTGAAGCGACACTTGCCCATTAACTGGAAAAAACGCTTGCAGCGGGTAGCCTTGGGTCTAGGGATCACTTTTTTAATGGCTCCGGCTCCTTCAGCTTTCTTTATCTGGATCCAATATCAGGCAGCCGAAGCCGCCAGACAGGACGCGGTGAAGCAGCGAGATGTTGCTGATACAGAACGAAAGAAGGCAGTCCTTGAACGCCAAGCAGCCGATAGGGCACGACAGGAGGCTGATCTTCGGCGGGTGCAGGCAAATATTGCCAGGCGAGTGGCGGAAACAGCCCAACGGCAAGAAGCTCAGCAGCGTCAAATTGCTGAACAAAAGCGGCAAGAGGCGGTTGTGGCTCGCCAGGAAGAGGCCCGGCAAAAGCGGCTGGCGGAAACCAAACGTCAGGAAGCTGAGCAACAGCGAATTGCGGCAGTCAGAGCCCGGCAGGGCGAAGCGGTGCAGCGGCAACGGGCGGAAAAGAGTAGGCGAGAAGCGCGAATCCAAACGGTGGTGGCCAAGACCAACCTCTCCCAGGCTCGATTTTTTAGCCATCAACCGATAGAAGCCATTTTGAAGGGCCTAGAAGCGGCCCGCCAGGTCAACCAATTCCAACTGGTGGGACAGGGGAAAGCAGATGTAGTGGCTGCTATGGCCCAGACCCTCTACCACACCAAGGAATACAATCGCTTGCAGGGCCATACCGATTGGGTGTTGGGCGTCAGTTTCAGCCCGGATGGTCAGACCATCGCCTCCACCAGTTCGGACAGCACGGTGAAACTGTGGGGCCGGGACGGTCAGCCCAAAGCCACCCTAGAAGGCCATAACGGTCGTGTGTTGGGCGTCAGTTTCAGCCCGGATGGTCAGACCATCGCCTCCACCAGTTCGGACAGCACGGTGAAACTGTGGGGCCGGGATGGTCAGCTCAAAGCCACCCTAGAAGGCCATACCGATTGGGTGAATGGCGTCAGTTTCAGCCCGGATGGTCAGACCATCGCCTCCGCCAGTTCGGACAGCACGGTGAAACTGTGGGGCCGGGATGGTCAGCTCAAAGCCACTCTAAAAGGCCATAGCGGTCGTGTGTTAGGCGTCAGTTTCAGCCCGGATGGTCAGACCATCGCCTCCGCCAGTTCGGACAGCACGGTGAAACTATGGGGCCGGGACGGTCAGCTCAAAGCCACTCTAAAAGGCCATAGCGGTCGTGTGTTAGGCGTCAGTTTCAGCCCGGATGGTCAGACCATCGCCTCCGCCAGTTCGGACAGCACGGTGAAACTATGGGGCCGGGACGGTCAGCTCAAAGCCACCCTAGAAGGCCATACCGATTGGGTGAATAGCGTCAGTTTCAGCCCGGATGGTCAGACCATCGCCTCCGCCAGTTCGGACCGCACGGTGAAACTGTGGAGCCGGGACGGTCAGCTCAAAGCCACCCTAGAAGGCCATACCGATTGGGTGAATGGCGTCAGTTTCAGCCCGGATGGTCAGACCATCGCCTCCGCCAGTTCGGACCGCATGGTGAAACTGTGGAGTCTTAAAAATTGGTTGTCCCCTTTGGTGTTCCCAACTTCAGAGAACGCGCAAGTAGGCTATCAGGGATGGATTTACCAAGTTCGGTTTAGCAGAAACAAGACCATGGCTTCCGTTAGTAGTGACCATACTATTAAGCTATGGCAACCGACTACCCCCTTTCCCCTCCAAACCCCAGGCATACCAGGCCATAGCAGTAGTGTGAATGGCGTCAGTTTCAGCCCAGATGGTCAGACCATCGCCTCCGCCAGTGATGACCGCACGGTCAAACTGTGGGGCCGGGACGGTCAGCTCAAAGCCACCCTAGAAGGCCATAGTGGTCGTGTGTTGGGCGTCAGTTTTAGCCCGGATGGTCAGACCATCGCCTCCGCCAGTGATGACCGCACGGTCAAACTGTGGGGCCGGGACGGTCAGCTCAAAGCCACCCTAGAAGGCCATAGCGGTCGTGTGTTAGGCGTCAGTTTTAGCCCGGATGGTCAGACCATCGCCTCCGCCAGTGATGACCGCACGGTCAAACTGTGGGGCCGGGACGGTCAGCTCAAAGCCACCCTAGAAGGCCATAGTGGTCGTGTATTGGGCGTCAGTTTTAGCCCGGATGGTCAGACCATCACCTCCGTCAGTGATGACCGCACGGTCAAACTGTGGGGCCGGGACGGTCAGCTCAAAGCCACCCTAGAAGGCCATACCGATTGGGTGAATGGCGTCAGTTTCAGCCCGGATGGTCAGACCATCGCCTCCGCCAGTTCGGACAGCACGGTCAAACTGTGGGGCCGGGACGGTCAGCTCAAAGCCACCCTAGAAGGCCATAGCGGTCGTGTGTGGAGCGTCAGTTTCAGCCCGGATGGTCAGACCATCGCCTCCGCCAGTGATGACCGCACGGTCAAACTGTGGGGCCGGGACGGTCAGCTCAAAGCCACCCTAGAAGGCCATAGCGGTCGTGTGTTAGGCGTCAGTTTCAGCCCGGATGGTCAGACCATCGCCTCCGCCAGTGATGACAGCACGGTGAAACTGTGGGGCCGGGACGGTCAGCTCAAAGCCACCCTAGAAGGCCATACCGATTGGGTGAATGGCGTCAGTTTCAGCCCGGATGGTCAGACCATCGCCTCCGTCAGTGATGACCGAACGGTGAAACTGTGGGGCCGGGACGGTCAGCTCAAAGCCACCCTAGAAGGCCATAGCGGTCGTGTGTTGGGCGTCAGTTTTAGCCCGGATGGTCAGACCATCGCCTCCGTCAGTGATGACCGAACGGTGAAACTGTGGGGCCAGGACGGTCAGCTCAAAGCCACCCTAGAAGGCCATAGCGATCGTGTGTTAGGCGTCAGTTTCAGCCCGGATGGTCAGACCATCGCCTCCGCCAGTGATGACCGCACGGTCAAACTGTGGGGCCGGGATGGTCAGCTCAAAGCCACCCTAGAAGGCCATAGCGGTCGTGTGTGGAGCGTCAGTTTCAGCCCGGATGGTCAGACCATCGCCTCCGCCAGTGATGACCGCACGGTCAAACTGTGGGGCCGGGATGGTCAGCTCAAAGCCACCCTAGAAGGCCATAGCGGTCGTGTGTGGAGCGTCAGTTTCAGCCCGGATGGTCAGACCATCGCCTCCGCCAGTGATGACCGCACGGTCAAACTGTGGGGCCAGGACGGTCAGCTCAAAGCCACCCTAGAAGGCCATAGCGGTCGTGTGTGGAGCGTCAGTTTCAGCCCGGATGGTCAGACCATCGCCTCCGCCAGTGATGACCGCACGGTCAAACTATGGGGCTGGGACGGTCAGCTCAAAGCCACCCTAGAAGGCCATAGTGGTCGTGTGGGGGGCGTCAGTTTCAGTCCGGATGGTCAGACCATCGCCTCCGCCAGTGATGACCGCACGGTGAGAGTATGGAATCTTAACTTTGATCGCTTGATGGATCTAGGGTGTGACCTATTAGACGATTATCTAAGAACCAATTCTACGGTCAAAGACCAAGATCGGAAATTGTGTGGAATTATCAAAGCCGCTCCCCCAGAGGTATCTGCCAAGAAGTAA
- a CDS encoding DUF2459 domain-containing protein, whose amino-acid sequence MHTHPLWRTKIRQFWGVLKQRRRCLGILLLLNGGLWGVPALYMAIWTPPIPEVELPNINPLKKAEYDLYVVNWGFHTAILIEQPQGWALGPPHSPNSRYVEYGWGDKHFFMLSDTSFLATLTAGILPTESVMYLRGRDTLLSAQKHARQLYHRKVSAQQLYDLITTLEQSFKRQDGERSVPYPQVPNFRGQFYPGREYYVIWSDCNAWTVRHLQGIEVAHSFGPVIFSEQVGPSLKGFQLIQGTD is encoded by the coding sequence ATGCACACCCATCCACTCTGGCGGACAAAAATTCGACAGTTTTGGGGCGTCCTCAAACAACGGCGTCGCTGCTTGGGTATTTTGTTATTGCTTAATGGTGGTTTGTGGGGCGTACCTGCCCTATATATGGCGATTTGGACACCCCCTATTCCAGAAGTTGAACTACCCAATATCAACCCATTAAAAAAGGCGGAATATGATCTTTATGTCGTCAATTGGGGATTTCATACCGCTATTCTCATTGAACAACCCCAGGGCTGGGCACTGGGACCTCCCCACTCACCAAACTCCCGTTATGTTGAGTATGGCTGGGGGGATAAGCATTTTTTTATGCTATCCGACACCTCGTTTCTGGCCACTCTCACAGCTGGCATCCTGCCAACGGAGTCAGTGATGTACCTGAGAGGCCGAGACACGCTACTGTCGGCCCAAAAGCACGCGCGGCAACTGTATCATCGGAAAGTCTCGGCGCAACAACTATATGATCTGATTACAACGTTAGAGCAAAGCTTCAAGCGTCAGGATGGTGAACGGAGTGTCCCCTATCCACAAGTCCCTAATTTTAGGGGGCAGTTTTACCCAGGTCGTGAATATTATGTGATTTGGTCTGATTGTAATGCCTGGACTGTCCGCCATCTCCAAGGGATTGAAGTCGCCCACTCTTTTGGACCTGTTATCTTTTCAGAACAAGTGGGTCCAAGTTTGAAAGGCTTTCAACTGATCCAAGGGACAGACTAA
- the pdxH gene encoding pyridoxamine 5'-phosphate oxidase, whose translation MSLIDPTQTSISDLRRDYRQQALLETEVNANPILQFQSWFEQAVQAELPEPNAMTLGTVSADSKPSARMVLLKGFDQQGFVFYTNYLSRKGQDLAQRPWAALVFWWAELERQVRIEGEVIKVSDQETEAYFESRPRSSQLGAWASEQSQVISDRNILDQRLQKLEQKYQNQPIPRPPHWGGYRINPHLIEFWQGRTSRLHDRLCYRYTDQQWTLERLSP comes from the coding sequence ATGTCTTTAATCGATCCAACACAAACCTCCATTTCAGATCTGCGCCGTGATTATCGACAGCAGGCTCTTCTAGAAACAGAGGTCAATGCCAATCCCATCCTTCAGTTTCAGTCTTGGTTTGAGCAAGCTGTCCAAGCAGAATTACCAGAGCCCAATGCTATGACTTTAGGGACAGTCTCGGCAGACAGTAAGCCATCCGCGCGCATGGTGTTATTAAAAGGATTTGACCAACAGGGATTCGTTTTTTATACGAATTACCTCAGTCGCAAAGGACAAGATTTGGCCCAAAGGCCCTGGGCGGCCTTGGTCTTTTGGTGGGCAGAATTAGAACGCCAGGTCCGAATTGAAGGGGAAGTCATAAAAGTGAGTGATCAAGAAACGGAGGCCTATTTTGAGAGTAGACCCCGAAGTAGTCAACTAGGGGCATGGGCATCGGAACAAAGCCAAGTGATCAGCGATCGCAATATTCTGGACCAGCGTCTCCAAAAGTTGGAACAGAAATATCAGAACCAACCAATTCCTCGTCCGCCCCATTGGGGGGGCTACCGGATCAACCCTCATCTGATCGAATTTTGGCAAGGACGTACCAGCCGTCTGCATGACCGACTCTGTTATCGATATACAGATCAGCAGTGGACCCTTGAACGGTTATCTCCCTAA
- a CDS encoding RNA 2'-phosphotransferase: MDQPLKAVSKFLSYILRHRPEAIDLELNAGGWAAVSDLIQCADKHDHSLSEEIIKKVVISNDKQRFKLSEDGQYIRANQGHSIPVNLDLLPLTPPSVLFHGTATRFLASIMASGLLPSGRQHVHLSASYEIAIAVGRRHGKPTVLEINALKMQTDGYLFYCSENGVWLTDYVPTQYLVEVE; this comes from the coding sequence ATGGACCAACCGTTAAAAGCTGTGAGCAAGTTTCTCAGCTATATTCTCCGCCATCGGCCAGAGGCCATTGATTTAGAGCTTAATGCGGGTGGCTGGGCAGCCGTTTCTGACTTAATTCAATGTGCTGACAAACATGACCATTCTTTATCTGAAGAAATCATCAAAAAAGTGGTTATTTCTAATGATAAGCAGCGTTTTAAATTAAGTGAAGATGGGCAATATATTCGAGCTAACCAAGGACATTCCATTCCGGTCAACTTAGATTTATTACCTTTGACACCACCTTCTGTTTTATTTCATGGAACAGCCACACGGTTTTTAGCGTCTATCATGGCGAGTGGCTTACTCCCTTCTGGGCGTCAACACGTTCATCTATCAGCGTCATACGAAATTGCGATCGCAGTAGGCAGACGACATGGCAAGCCCACTGTGTTAGAAATTAATGCCCTAAAAATGCAAACTGATGGCTATCTTTTTTATTGTTCCGAAAATGGCGTTTGGCTCACCGATTATGTGCCCACTCAGTATTTAGTAGAAGTAGAATAA
- a CDS encoding cupin domain-containing protein, with protein sequence MAQSLLKGKLARPDTDEMFVVLSGSVAIDTENGSFNLVQNDCLVVKSGTQHRARTESTATLMTLIRPTP encoded by the coding sequence TTGGCTCAATCTCTACTCAAGGGCAAACTGGCACGTCCAGATACAGATGAAATGTTTGTCGTCCTCTCTGGCTCTGTTGCCATTGACACTGAGAATGGCAGTTTTAACCTGGTCCAAAATGATTGTTTGGTGGTTAAATCTGGCACACAACACCGCGCCAGAACAGAGTCAACGGCGACACTGATGACCTTGATTCGTCCAACCCCTTAA